One window from the genome of Desulforamulus ruminis DSM 2154 encodes:
- a CDS encoding biotin transporter BioY — translation MKFTHREMVLAGLMAAFMVVVTVVTRIPFVYAVVPFSLQPLVAVLAGVLLGARTGALSMVVYLLLGLAGLPVFATEPFGGVMYLLKPTFGFLLAQVPAAYIAGRLLENRGPASLYRYIIASLAGMAVIYLIGLPYIYGTLNFYLGKATSIMAVLKIGFIPFFVWDLLKAVVVGLLARAIHRRLPRYSSKYK, via the coding sequence TTGAAATTTACACATAGAGAAATGGTTTTGGCGGGGTTAATGGCGGCATTCATGGTGGTGGTTACGGTTGTTACCCGGATTCCCTTTGTTTATGCCGTAGTGCCCTTTAGCCTGCAGCCCCTGGTGGCGGTACTGGCGGGCGTACTGCTGGGGGCCAGAACCGGGGCTTTGAGTATGGTGGTTTATCTGCTGCTGGGGCTGGCAGGCCTGCCGGTTTTTGCCACTGAACCCTTTGGGGGGGTTATGTACCTGCTAAAGCCAACCTTTGGATTCTTACTGGCGCAGGTACCGGCGGCCTATATTGCGGGCCGGCTTTTGGAAAACCGCGGGCCGGCCAGCCTATACCGGTATATTATAGCCTCCCTGGCGGGAATGGCAGTGATTTACCTGATCGGACTGCCCTATATTTACGGCACCTTAAATTTTTATCTGGGGAAAGCAACTTCTATTATGGCCGTGCTGAAAATCGGCTTTATTCCTTTTTTTGTGTGGGATCTGCTGAAAGCGGTGGTTGTGGGACTGCTGGCCAGGGCGATTCACCGGCGTTTGCCTAGGTATTCGTCGAAGTATAAATAG
- the ablB gene encoding putative beta-lysine N-acetyltransferase: MEPVSRHKDEFSVDALVDKENLRIWIQDYRVKDPLLFSQYLTRWAKEESLEKIILPAREEDLKSFQENGFVLEGVIEAYYPDSKGYFLSAYPCIRRGKSLFLQEEQAMLKKILSQPRLTKGCLPEEFLLRRATKQDINRMADLFRQVFATYPTPIYTPRYLNCAMEKGDLYMVVYHGQQLVGAAAAEIDRDYGRTELTNCATHPDYRGLGLNTLLLKELEQCCLNRHPRCLYSLARSSSYGMNLILHRLGYRFQGTLINNCHIAGRFENMNLWVKPGLRI, from the coding sequence ATGGAACCGGTCTCCAGACATAAAGACGAATTTTCCGTAGACGCCCTAGTGGATAAAGAAAACCTCCGAATCTGGATCCAGGACTATCGAGTCAAAGATCCTTTACTTTTTAGCCAATATCTAACCCGGTGGGCTAAAGAAGAAAGCTTGGAGAAAATTATTCTTCCTGCCCGGGAAGAAGACTTAAAAAGCTTTCAGGAAAATGGCTTTGTACTGGAAGGCGTTATTGAGGCTTACTATCCCGATTCGAAAGGCTATTTTCTATCGGCCTACCCCTGCATCCGTCGGGGAAAATCATTATTTCTTCAGGAAGAACAGGCCATGTTAAAAAAAATATTGTCCCAACCCAGGCTCACTAAAGGTTGTTTACCTGAAGAATTCCTTTTGCGCCGGGCCACAAAACAGGATATTAACCGGATGGCCGACCTGTTCCGTCAAGTGTTTGCCACTTACCCGACTCCGATATATACCCCCCGTTACCTGAATTGTGCCATGGAAAAAGGGGATCTCTATATGGTCGTTTATCATGGCCAGCAGCTTGTGGGTGCGGCTGCAGCAGAAATTGACCGGGATTACGGTCGAACCGAACTGACCAATTGCGCCACTCATCCGGATTACCGGGGCTTAGGCTTAAATACGCTTCTCCTGAAAGAACTTGAGCAGTGCTGTCTGAACCGGCATCCCCGTTGCCTTTACAGCCTGGCCCGGTCCTCCTCTTATGGGATGAATTTGATTCTCCATCGTCTGGGCTATCGGTTTCAAGGTACCTTGATTAATAATTGCCATATTGCCGGCAGGTTTGAAAATATGAATCTTTGGGTAAAGCCAGGTCTCAGGATCTGA
- a CDS encoding NAD(P)/FAD-dependent oxidoreductase: protein MTHSPKGAILQRDGTYAIVPKTTAGLLNAEILRKLADVVEKYQIPVVKLTASQRIALVGIKGEDVDNLWTDLGMDPAPATGLCVRSVQACPGISFCKYGKQDSLALATLLDRNFSGMILPNKFKIGISGCPLNCAEAWMRDLGAFGKPKGFSVVIGGNSGSVPHIGQLLAEDLTMDEVVALSQRLINFYKENAKTGERMFKFVERLGLEEIRRAVQAS from the coding sequence ATGACCCACTCCCCCAAAGGAGCCATTTTACAGCGCGACGGAACCTACGCTATCGTGCCGAAAACCACGGCGGGCCTGCTGAATGCAGAAATCCTCAGGAAATTAGCCGATGTGGTGGAGAAATACCAAATTCCCGTGGTCAAGCTGACCGCTTCCCAACGGATTGCTCTGGTGGGAATCAAGGGTGAAGATGTAGACAATCTCTGGACTGATTTGGGTATGGACCCGGCTCCTGCCACCGGACTCTGTGTACGAAGTGTCCAAGCTTGTCCCGGAATCAGTTTCTGTAAATACGGAAAGCAGGATTCTCTGGCTCTGGCCACCCTGTTGGACCGGAATTTTAGCGGGATGATTTTGCCTAACAAGTTTAAAATAGGAATCTCCGGCTGTCCCCTAAACTGTGCCGAAGCCTGGATGAGGGACCTGGGCGCCTTTGGCAAACCCAAGGGTTTCAGTGTGGTGATCGGCGGCAACTCCGGTTCGGTTCCTCATATCGGGCAATTGCTGGCAGAGGACCTAACCATGGATGAAGTGGTTGCCCTTTCCCAAAGGCTAATTAATTTTTATAAGGAAAACGCCAAAACCGGTGAACGAATGTTCAAGTTTGTAGAGCGACTGGGTTTAGAGGAAATCAGAAGGGCCGTACAGGCTTCATAA
- a CDS encoding type III pantothenate kinase — MILAIDIGNTNIVFGVFNDKILAANWRLSTDRNRTADEYGVLLKELFGLSGLNMKAVTGVVISSVVPPVNSLIESMIEKFFNLNPVLVGPGIKTGISIKLDNPRELGADRIVNAVAGYSLYGGPLIIVDFGTATTFCCVTAKGEYLGGAIAPGIGISTEALFNKAAKLPRVELNKPPGVIGRNTISAMQSGIVFGFAGQVEIMVRRMKQELGPETQVVATGGLAKVIAPETTVIDKINPSLTLTGLRMIYERNQNHPVSGGQSCK, encoded by the coding sequence TTGATACTGGCCATAGATATCGGCAATACCAACATTGTTTTTGGCGTCTTTAACGATAAAATCCTGGCGGCCAACTGGCGCCTGTCTACCGATCGCAACCGCACCGCCGATGAATACGGAGTCCTGTTGAAAGAGCTCTTTGGCTTGTCCGGACTGAATATGAAGGCGGTGACCGGAGTGGTGATTTCTTCCGTGGTACCCCCGGTAAACAGCCTGATTGAATCCATGATCGAAAAGTTTTTTAACCTGAATCCTGTTTTAGTGGGACCGGGAATTAAAACAGGAATTTCCATTAAATTAGATAATCCCCGGGAATTGGGAGCGGACCGCATTGTGAACGCTGTGGCGGGGTACTCTCTTTACGGCGGCCCTTTAATTATCGTTGATTTTGGGACAGCCACCACTTTTTGCTGTGTAACCGCTAAAGGGGAATATCTCGGAGGGGCCATTGCACCGGGCATCGGTATTTCCACCGAGGCGCTGTTCAACAAGGCTGCCAAGCTGCCGCGAGTGGAATTAAACAAGCCCCCGGGAGTGATTGGGAGAAACACCATCAGCGCCATGCAGTCGGGGATTGTTTTTGGCTTTGCCGGACAGGTGGAAATCATGGTAAGACGCATGAAGCAGGAACTGGGGCCGGAAACCCAGGTTGTTGCTACGGGAGGACTGGCCAAAGTGATTGCCCCGGAAACCACCGTAATTGATAAAATCAATCCATCCCTCACTTTGACAGGACTAAGAATGATCTATGAAAGAAATCAAAATCACCCGGTTTCCGGGGGGCAGTCATGCAAATAG
- the dusB gene encoding tRNA dihydrouridine synthase DusB — protein sequence MQIGSIKLANRIVSAPMAGVTDRAFRILARENGCGLVVTEMISDLALIYANPRTYRMLDFRDEQPPLSVQIFGSNPETMGRAAVLVAERGASMVDINMGCPTPKIVRNQEGCALMKKPELAARIVEAVVAAVPGLPVTVKMRKGWDADSVNAVEFARLVVEAGASAVAVHGRTRNQFYSGKADWHIIKEVKEAVKVPVIGNGDIWTPEDAARMLQETGCDGIMIGRAAMGNPWLFREVLHFLKTGAELSPPSAQERIATAIRHMELMVESKGERVAVCEMRKHAAWYTKGIRGAARIRENINKSTTQKEIENILNSLLD from the coding sequence ATGCAAATAGGCAGCATAAAATTGGCCAACAGGATTGTTTCTGCTCCCATGGCCGGGGTTACCGACAGGGCCTTCCGCATCCTGGCCCGGGAGAACGGGTGTGGACTGGTAGTGACCGAAATGATCAGCGACCTGGCGCTGATTTACGCCAATCCAAGAACCTACCGCATGCTGGATTTCCGGGATGAGCAGCCCCCTCTGAGCGTACAGATTTTTGGTTCTAACCCGGAGACCATGGGGCGGGCCGCTGTTTTAGTGGCGGAGCGGGGAGCCAGCATGGTGGACATTAATATGGGTTGTCCTACGCCCAAAATTGTGAGGAACCAGGAAGGCTGCGCCCTGATGAAAAAGCCTGAGCTGGCAGCCCGAATTGTTGAAGCGGTGGTGGCGGCTGTTCCGGGCCTTCCTGTTACCGTAAAAATGCGTAAAGGCTGGGATGCCGATTCCGTCAATGCCGTTGAATTTGCCCGGCTGGTGGTGGAAGCCGGAGCCTCTGCGGTAGCTGTTCATGGGCGGACCAGGAATCAATTCTACAGCGGTAAAGCCGACTGGCATATTATTAAAGAAGTAAAGGAAGCGGTAAAGGTGCCGGTCATCGGCAATGGGGACATTTGGACCCCTGAAGACGCTGCCCGCATGCTGCAGGAAACCGGGTGCGACGGTATTATGATCGGCCGGGCCGCCATGGGCAATCCCTGGTTGTTCCGGGAGGTCCTTCATTTTTTGAAAACCGGTGCCGAACTGTCCCCGCCCTCGGCCCAGGAACGGATTGCCACTGCCATCCGGCATATGGAGTTAATGGTGGAATCCAAGGGGGAACGGGTGGCTGTTTGTGAAATGAGAAAACACGCGGCCTGGTATACCAAAGGCATTCGTGGGGCGGCCCGCATCCGGGAGAACATCAATAAATCCACCACCCAAAAGGAAATTGAGAATATTTTAAACTCCCTGCTGGACTAG
- a CDS encoding shikimate 5-dehydrogenase — protein sequence MNRFAFIIHPLDCSDVARKFHFARYMPDTLLERTLKILPPVKISPITGIQSPSAATEGFFVSCLLTARQMMSLPTPFVLNKIIQTARLAEKLGAQVVGLGAFTKVIGDAGITIAKNLNIPVTTGNSYTVATTLEGAKKAAILMGHDLKKARIVVVGATGSIGSVCALSLARDVNHLTLIGRNEAKLHVLADRILFETGLAANVTSNIKSILRTADLVITVTSSADAIIEPEDLKAGAVICDVARPRDVSRRVVEKRDDVLVIEGGLVEVPGDVNFNFNFGFPPRTAYACMAETMILALEGRLESYTLGRDLTLKQVEEMHKLGRKHGFKLAGWRSFEKPVTEEEIHRIRQKAMIKVS from the coding sequence ATGAACCGTTTTGCTTTTATCATTCATCCGCTGGATTGCAGTGATGTGGCCAGAAAATTTCATTTTGCCAGGTATATGCCGGATACCCTGCTGGAAAGAACTTTAAAAATACTTCCTCCTGTAAAAATATCACCCATTACCGGAATACAGTCTCCCAGCGCCGCCACCGAAGGATTTTTTGTTTCCTGCCTACTGACGGCCAGGCAAATGATGTCTCTTCCCACTCCTTTTGTATTAAACAAAATTATACAAACAGCCCGGCTGGCAGAGAAACTGGGGGCTCAGGTGGTGGGACTAGGGGCCTTTACCAAGGTCATCGGGGATGCCGGGATCACCATTGCTAAGAACCTGAATATTCCGGTAACAACTGGGAACAGCTATACCGTGGCTACCACGCTGGAAGGGGCCAAAAAAGCAGCCATACTGATGGGACATGATTTAAAAAAAGCCCGGATTGTTGTGGTTGGAGCCACCGGGTCCATCGGCAGTGTTTGTGCGTTATCCCTGGCCAGGGATGTCAACCACTTAACTTTGATTGGTAGAAATGAGGCCAAGCTGCATGTTTTAGCGGATCGCATTCTGTTTGAAACAGGTCTGGCTGCCAATGTCACCTCCAATATTAAATCCATCCTGCGGACCGCAGATCTGGTGATAACGGTGACCAGTTCGGCGGATGCCATTATTGAGCCGGAGGATTTAAAAGCCGGGGCGGTCATTTGTGATGTTGCCCGGCCGAGGGATGTTTCCCGCCGGGTGGTAGAGAAAAGAGATGATGTGCTGGTGATTGAAGGAGGACTGGTAGAAGTTCCCGGTGATGTAAATTTTAATTTTAATTTTGGTTTCCCACCCCGGACTGCTTACGCCTGCATGGCGGAAACCATGATTTTGGCCCTGGAAGGAAGACTGGAAAGCTATACCCTGGGCCGGGATCTTACCTTAAAACAAGTGGAAGAAATGCATAAACTGGGCCGGAAGCACGGCTTTAAACTGGCAGGCTGGCGAAGTTTTGAAAAGCCCGTTACCGAGGAGGAGATTCATCGTATCCGGCAGAAGGCCATGATCAAGGTATCCTAA
- the greA gene encoding transcription elongation factor GreA — protein MKEKDVMLTVVGLKQLEDELEQLKTVKRRQVAERIKQAIEFGDISENSEYEDAKNEQAFIEGRILTLEKMLRNAKIIDDENLGNEMVSLGSRILLKDLEFGDELEYTIVGSVEADPDNNKISNESPVGKAILGQPKGSVVEVTVPAGVLKYEIVDIK, from the coding sequence ATGAAAGAGAAAGATGTAATGCTTACCGTGGTTGGTTTAAAGCAACTGGAGGACGAGTTGGAGCAGTTGAAAACCGTCAAGAGACGCCAGGTGGCGGAGAGAATTAAACAAGCCATTGAATTTGGGGATATTAGTGAGAACTCGGAATATGAAGACGCTAAAAATGAACAGGCATTTATTGAGGGTCGAATCTTAACCTTAGAGAAAATGCTTCGGAATGCTAAAATTATCGATGATGAAAATTTAGGAAATGAAATGGTTTCCCTGGGTTCCAGGATATTATTAAAGGACCTGGAGTTTGGTGACGAGTTGGAGTACACCATTGTTGGCTCAGTGGAAGCAGACCCCGACAATAATAAAATTTCCAATGAGTCTCCGGTAGGAAAGGCGATTTTGGGCCAGCCCAAAGGGAGTGTTGTTGAAGTAACCGTTCCCGCCGGTGTTTTAAAATATGAAATTGTAGATATTAAGTAG
- the lysS gene encoding lysine--tRNA ligase, with amino-acid sequence MTEDNQKRQIPASSEIEAGQSVAEDLNELMKVRREKLHELANQGIEPYGEKFQRTHYAADIIQHFEAMDGQPAVLAGRIMAKRVMGKASFANLQDSSGNIQIYVRLDELGPEEYACFEKLDIGDIIGCSGKVFRTRKGEITLHIDSYKILSKSLRPLPEKWHGLKDVDLRYRQRYVDLIVNPEVKQAFITRSKVVRSIRNYLDEKGFLEVETPMMHPIAGGASARPFTTYHNTLDMKLYMRIAPELYLKRLLVGGFDKVYEINRNFRNEGISTKHNPEFTTIELYQAYADYEVMMDLTEDLISQVAQEVLGTTTVEYEGVTLCLAKPWRRVPMLEIVKEYSGLDFTQLKDADAAYQAAKKLNLDIEPGASWGDILNVVFEEKVEDKLIQPTFIIDYPVDISPLAKRQKEQPELTYRFELFIYGREMANAFSELNDPIDQKGRFLAQVEKRNAGDDEAQMYDEDYIQALEYGMPPAGGLGIGIDRLVMLLTNSSSIRDVILFPLMRPRD; translated from the coding sequence ATGACCGAAGACAATCAAAAGAGACAAATACCGGCCTCTAGTGAAATAGAGGCCGGTCAAAGTGTTGCGGAAGACCTCAATGAACTAATGAAGGTCCGGCGGGAAAAGCTTCATGAACTGGCCAATCAGGGAATCGAACCCTATGGGGAAAAATTCCAGCGGACCCATTATGCAGCGGATATCATCCAACACTTTGAGGCCATGGATGGACAACCCGCCGTATTGGCCGGACGGATCATGGCCAAACGAGTCATGGGTAAAGCCAGCTTTGCCAACCTGCAGGACAGTTCCGGAAACATCCAAATCTATGTACGCCTGGATGAACTGGGGCCGGAGGAATATGCCTGTTTTGAAAAACTGGACATTGGTGATATTATTGGCTGTTCGGGAAAGGTCTTTAGAACCCGCAAAGGAGAAATTACGCTACATATCGACAGCTATAAAATATTGTCCAAATCCCTGAGACCCCTGCCGGAGAAATGGCACGGGCTTAAGGATGTGGATCTCCGTTACCGTCAAAGATACGTGGACCTGATCGTAAACCCGGAGGTGAAACAAGCCTTTATTACCAGAAGCAAAGTGGTCCGCTCCATTCGCAACTACCTGGATGAAAAGGGTTTCCTGGAGGTAGAAACCCCCATGATGCACCCCATTGCCGGGGGGGCCAGCGCCCGGCCGTTTACGACGTATCACAATACCCTGGATATGAAGCTTTACATGAGAATTGCCCCGGAACTTTATTTAAAACGTCTGCTGGTAGGCGGTTTTGATAAAGTGTATGAGATTAACCGCAATTTTAGAAATGAAGGAATCTCTACCAAACACAATCCGGAGTTCACTACCATTGAACTGTATCAGGCCTATGCCGATTATGAAGTAATGATGGATCTTACGGAAGATCTTATTTCCCAGGTGGCTCAAGAGGTGCTGGGCACCACCACGGTGGAATATGAAGGGGTAACCCTTTGTCTGGCCAAGCCCTGGAGACGGGTTCCCATGCTGGAGATTGTCAAAGAGTACTCCGGCTTGGATTTTACCCAATTAAAAGATGCCGACGCAGCCTACCAAGCAGCAAAAAAACTGAATCTGGATATTGAGCCCGGTGCATCCTGGGGAGATATTTTAAATGTAGTTTTTGAAGAAAAGGTTGAGGACAAACTGATCCAACCGACCTTTATTATAGATTACCCGGTGGATATTTCACCATTGGCTAAACGCCAGAAAGAGCAGCCGGAGCTAACCTATCGTTTTGAGCTTTTCATTTATGGTCGGGAAATGGCCAATGCTTTCTCGGAGCTGAATGATCCCATTGACCAAAAGGGCCGCTTTCTGGCTCAGGTGGAAAAACGGAATGCCGGAGATGACGAAGCGCAAATGTATGACGAGGACTACATTCAGGCACTGGAATACGGCATGCCTCCGGCTGGTGGACTGGGCATCGGCATCGACCGTCTGGTAATGCTGTTGACCAATTCCTCTTCCATCCGGGATG